In Paenibacillus sp. FSL R7-0345, a single window of DNA contains:
- a CDS encoding GNAT family N-acetyltransferase, which produces MILKMTEANRADYNKPNEEFPVTGRIFPKYDNGVWTYTEEKLPEPYMKRYADEEIGAAYIEEESKAVFLYYEGEHCLGRIRLRANWNGYAMVEDIGVAGSRRQQGIGSRLMDQAVQWAQQHKLAGLMLETQDVNAAACGFYARYGFIIGGVDNMLYSNFSTADEQAIFWYYKF; this is translated from the coding sequence TTGATTCTCAAAATGACAGAGGCGAATAGGGCCGACTATAACAAGCCGAATGAAGAATTTCCGGTTACCGGCCGGATTTTCCCCAAGTATGATAACGGTGTGTGGACGTATACGGAAGAGAAACTGCCAGAACCTTATATGAAGCGTTATGCAGATGAGGAGATAGGTGCAGCTTATATAGAAGAAGAGAGTAAAGCCGTATTTTTGTATTATGAGGGTGAACATTGTCTCGGACGGATCAGGCTGCGTGCTAATTGGAACGGATATGCGATGGTCGAGGATATTGGCGTGGCCGGCAGCCGGAGGCAGCAGGGAATTGGAAGCCGGCTTATGGATCAGGCGGTGCAATGGGCACAGCAGCACAAGCTGGCCGGCCTGATGCTGGAAACGCAGGATGTAAATGCTGCCGCATGCGGCTTCTATGCCCGTTACGGCTTTATCATCGGCGGGGTAGATAACATGCTGTACTCTAATTTTTCGACTGCCGATGAGCAGGCAATTTTCTGGTATTATAAATTTTAA
- a CDS encoding response regulator transcription factor — MKVLVLEDEKPIRDFLQVNLKRAGFEVTEAATGEAALAAAREQRDFDIAILDLMLPGIGGFEVCAMLRREFPRLGIIMLTAKSQEIDKVMGLDSGADDYVIKPFSPVELLARVRSLYRRIYPGEAVLQENSIQLPPFTLMPDERKLLKDGVEISLTPTEFSIVKLLMEQPNKAVNRDDILTSVWGQYFMGELKIVDVNISRIRQKIGQDATGPQYLETVWGFGYLWRVQHC; from the coding sequence ATGAAGGTGCTGGTACTGGAAGACGAGAAGCCGATACGCGATTTTTTACAGGTGAATCTGAAGCGGGCCGGTTTCGAGGTGACCGAAGCTGCCACGGGCGAAGCAGCACTCGCGGCAGCGCGGGAACAGAGGGATTTTGACATTGCCATTCTCGACCTGATGCTTCCCGGAATCGGCGGTTTTGAGGTATGCGCCATGCTGCGCAGGGAATTCCCCCGGCTGGGCATCATCATGCTGACCGCCAAAAGCCAGGAAATCGATAAGGTAATGGGCCTGGATTCGGGGGCGGACGACTATGTAATCAAGCCCTTCAGCCCGGTCGAGCTGCTGGCCCGGGTCCGCTCACTGTACCGGCGCATCTATCCCGGGGAAGCGGTGCTGCAGGAAAACAGTATCCAGCTCCCCCCTTTCACCCTGATGCCCGATGAGCGGAAGCTGCTGAAGGACGGGGTAGAGATTTCGCTCACACCCACTGAGTTTTCTATTGTTAAGCTGCTGATGGAGCAGCCCAATAAGGCGGTTAACCGCGATGATATTCTGACATCGGTCTGGGGGCAATATTTTATGGGGGAGCTCAAAATCGTGGACGTCAATATTAGCCGGATCCGCCAAAAAATCGGCCAGGACGCCACGGGGCCGCAATATCTGGAAACGGTGTGGGGCTTCGGCTATTTATGGAGGGTACAACATTGCTGA
- a CDS encoding metallophosphoesterase family protein, with translation MTDIHGDLKGLKQLLKKAEVAPGRDQLVFGGDMINRGKHSAGVVKLVKQLTEQYPDHVHAVIGNHEEMMGDYLVQGDKLWLSHGGRETLKSFAAEFPDEGVRQKYMVWACSLPLYYEDDEYVYTHAGLNPGQPLDQQNRDILWMNEHDFYHQPRAELLALTGGKPVIHGHTPVERIYSDGARMNCDLGSNTYSVLDERALGLVNLTEMTYLVYKQAKQTLEERRIGRY, from the coding sequence ATGACTGATATTCATGGGGACCTGAAGGGACTGAAGCAGCTGCTTAAAAAGGCGGAGGTGGCGCCTGGACGGGATCAGCTTGTGTTCGGGGGAGATATGATTAACCGCGGAAAACATTCGGCCGGCGTGGTCAAACTGGTTAAGCAGCTCACAGAGCAGTACCCGGATCATGTTCATGCGGTTATCGGCAATCATGAAGAGATGATGGGGGATTATCTGGTGCAGGGGGACAAGCTCTGGCTAAGCCACGGGGGGCGTGAGACGCTGAAAAGCTTCGCTGCCGAATTTCCCGATGAAGGGGTCCGGCAGAAGTATATGGTGTGGGCCTGTTCTTTGCCTTTGTATTATGAGGACGACGAATATGTATATACCCATGCCGGACTGAATCCCGGTCAGCCGCTGGATCAGCAGAACCGGGATATCCTGTGGATGAATGAGCATGATTTCTATCATCAGCCGCGGGCGGAGCTGCTTGCCTTAACAGGCGGAAAGCCCGTCATACACGGGCATACTCCGGTAGAGCGGATTTATTCGGACGGAGCCAGAATGAATTGCGATCTGGGCTCGAATACATACTCCGTGCTGGATGAACGGGCGCTCGGACTGGTCAATCTGACGGAGATGACGTATCTCGTGTATAAGCAGGCTAAGCAGACTCTTGAGGAGCGGCGAATCGGACGGTATTAG
- a CDS encoding flavin reductase family protein, translated as MLAIDPAGNTERDNYKLLVGSIIPRPIAFVTTLSLGGVLNGAPFSYFNIVSSNPPMISLSIQHAAGKPKDTARNIMERQEFVVHIVDRDNVEQVNMTAAPLGPDQSEIALAGMTPVQSALIAVPGVQEAKVRMECVLERTVEFPGFELLIGRVVQFHVADDIYNQGRIDPLKLAAVSRLAGNHYAGIGEIFEIERPV; from the coding sequence ATGCTCGCGATAGACCCGGCAGGCAATACGGAAAGGGACAATTATAAGCTGCTCGTCGGCAGCATTATTCCTCGGCCGATTGCCTTTGTAACAACGTTATCCCTGGGCGGGGTGCTGAACGGTGCACCCTTCAGCTATTTCAATATCGTATCATCGAATCCGCCGATGATCTCCCTGTCCATTCAGCATGCGGCAGGCAAGCCGAAGGATACGGCACGTAATATAATGGAACGCCAGGAATTTGTCGTGCATATTGTGGACCGGGACAATGTAGAGCAGGTCAACATGACCGCAGCTCCCCTTGGACCGGATCAAAGTGAAATTGCGCTTGCAGGAATGACACCAGTCCAAAGCGCCCTGATAGCTGTGCCGGGAGTCCAGGAAGCGAAGGTAAGAATGGAATGCGTGCTGGAGCGTACGGTAGAGTTCCCGGGCTTCGAACTGCTGATCGGCAGAGTCGTCCAGTTTCATGTTGCCGATGACATCTATAATCAGGGCAGGATTGATCCGCTCAAGCTGGCGGCGGTCAGCCGGCTGGCCGGTAATCATTATGCCGGGATCGGGGAGATTTTTGAGATTGAACGGCCTGTCTAA
- a CDS encoding ring-cleaving dioxygenase, with protein MTNAAAKQTMGIHHITAIVGHPQENMDFHAGVLGLRLVKQTVNFDDPGTYHFYFGNDGGKPGTIITFFPWPGAYKGKIGGGQVGVTTYIIPVGAMSFWKERLAKFKIAFTELERFGEQVLEFDDPHGLHLELVERQAGELNNWTFGGVTPEVAIKGFGGATLLSTDPEATAELLEQVLGLTFIGRENDIARYHSAADLGNVIDLKMTAVQRGEMGVGTVHHIAWRAKDDQDQLDWQSYVHDHGYGVTPVQDRNYFNAIYFREHGEILFEIATDPPGFAHDETPETMGTELKLPAQYEPHRGQIEQVLVPFQIRELD; from the coding sequence ATGACTAATGCAGCAGCAAAACAAACAATGGGGATTCACCATATTACAGCGATTGTCGGACATCCGCAGGAGAATATGGATTTTCACGCAGGGGTATTGGGCTTGCGTCTGGTCAAGCAAACAGTCAACTTTGATGATCCGGGCACTTATCATTTCTACTTCGGCAATGATGGAGGCAAACCGGGCACGATCATTACGTTCTTCCCTTGGCCTGGAGCTTACAAAGGAAAAATCGGCGGCGGACAGGTTGGGGTAACAACGTACATTATCCCTGTGGGCGCGATGAGCTTCTGGAAAGAGAGACTGGCAAAGTTCAAGATTGCTTTTACGGAGCTGGAACGGTTCGGCGAGCAGGTGCTTGAATTTGATGATCCGCACGGATTGCATCTGGAGCTGGTGGAACGCCAAGCCGGAGAATTGAATAACTGGACTTTCGGAGGCGTTACTCCTGAAGTTGCCATCAAAGGCTTCGGCGGGGCTACCCTGCTGTCCACTGATCCGGAAGCAACGGCAGAGCTGCTGGAGCAGGTATTGGGTCTTACGTTCATCGGACGGGAAAATGATATCGCACGCTACCATTCTGCAGCTGACCTCGGCAATGTCATTGATCTCAAAATGACCGCTGTACAGCGCGGCGAAATGGGTGTCGGCACGGTGCATCATATTGCCTGGAGAGCAAAGGATGATCAGGATCAGCTGGATTGGCAGAGCTATGTGCATGATCACGGATATGGTGTAACGCCTGTGCAGGACCGGAATTATTTTAACGCGATTTATTTCAGAGAGCATGGGGAAATTCTGTTTGAGATTGCGACAGATCCTCCCGGCTTTGCTCATGACGAAACGCCTGAAACCATGGGTACGGAGCTGAAGCTGCCTGCCCAGTATGAGCCGCACAGAGGACAGATTGAACAGGTTCTGGTTCCGTTCCAGATCAGAGAGCTTGACTAA
- a CDS encoding LacI family DNA-binding transcriptional regulator has translation MARGKVTIQDIADALGISRNTASKALNGTEGLPEETRNKVIKKAIELKYKQFSLIEPENVLPKSSRNIALLTENLPNTSHFGSTLISGLEKHISAEGYNLSIHIIREIEQKSLTLPNNFDVDNVDGIICIELFNLEYSRLITDLGVPTIFIDCSAHVCYPELQADILLMENEHSTYHLTKKLIDGGYTTLGFIGDYNHCMSFNERWSGFNRALSAAGIPLRTEQCILEEDRLFFATPEWAAGKLQAMPELPSAFICANDYIAVNMMKALKQSNYSIPGDIAVCGFDDGPEACIIEPHLTTVHIYSTEMGIKAAELLLSRIKSPEQPYQVSHISTRPVIRESTPEFF, from the coding sequence ATGGCACGGGGAAAAGTAACGATCCAGGATATCGCCGATGCGCTGGGCATCTCCAGAAATACGGCCTCCAAAGCCTTGAACGGCACGGAAGGCCTGCCTGAGGAAACCAGAAACAAGGTCATCAAGAAGGCGATTGAGTTAAAGTATAAGCAGTTTTCATTAATAGAGCCGGAGAATGTCCTGCCCAAGAGTTCCCGGAACATTGCTCTCTTAACCGAGAATCTGCCGAATACCTCCCACTTCGGTTCAACCCTGATCAGCGGCCTGGAGAAGCACATCAGTGCGGAGGGCTACAATTTGTCCATTCACATCATACGGGAAATCGAACAGAAATCTCTGACGCTCCCTAATAATTTTGATGTGGATAATGTAGATGGTATCATCTGTATCGAGCTGTTCAATCTGGAATACAGCAGGCTGATCACGGACCTCGGCGTTCCGACGATCTTTATCGACTGCTCCGCACATGTATGCTACCCGGAACTCCAGGCGGATATTCTGCTGATGGAGAACGAGCACAGTACTTATCATCTTACCAAAAAGCTAATTGATGGCGGTTACACAACCCTCGGGTTTATCGGGGACTACAATCATTGCATGAGCTTTAATGAACGGTGGTCGGGCTTCAACCGCGCCCTTTCGGCAGCGGGAATCCCTCTACGAACGGAGCAATGTATCCTGGAGGAGGACCGCCTGTTCTTCGCAACACCTGAATGGGCAGCCGGGAAATTACAGGCCATGCCGGAGCTCCCCTCGGCCTTTATCTGTGCCAATGACTATATCGCCGTCAATATGATGAAGGCCCTGAAGCAGTCGAACTATTCCATCCCGGGCGATATCGCCGTCTGCGGGTTCGATGACGGTCCCGAGGCGTGCATCATCGAGCCTCATCTGACCACCGTCCATATTTACAGCACGGAAATGGGGATCAAGGCCGCCGAACTGCTGCTCTCCCGGATCAAAAGTCCGGAGCAGCCCTATCAGGTCAGCCATATCAGCACGAGGCCGGTTATAAGAGAATCAACGCCGGAATTTTTTTAG
- a CDS encoding carbohydrate ABC transporter permease encodes MFVKHSRLDRFMLALNAAFLTLAVLVVILPLIYVVIASFMDPSVLLSRGISFKISDWSVEGYKMILTNPAMLRGFANAVFYASAFALLTVTVSVCAGYALSDDRLKGKGLFMTLFLFTMFFGGGLVPTYLLVKNLGLLDTVWAVIIPGAVNVWNIILSRTFFKGVPKELKEASNVDGASEMRIFFSIVLPLSKPIIFVLALYAFVGQWNSYFDAMIYLDNPALHPLQLVLRSILIQNQVDPGMISDQLAAAEMKRLSEIIKYAAIVISSLPLIIMYPFFQKYFEKGVMVGSIK; translated from the coding sequence ATGTTCGTTAAACATTCGCGGCTGGATCGCTTCATGCTCGCGCTGAACGCAGCCTTTTTGACACTGGCCGTGCTGGTGGTCATTCTTCCGCTAATCTATGTAGTGATCGCCTCCTTCATGGACCCTTCGGTCCTGCTGAGCCGGGGCATTTCATTTAAGATTTCTGACTGGTCTGTTGAAGGCTATAAGATGATCCTTACCAATCCTGCAATGCTGCGGGGATTTGCAAACGCTGTTTTTTATGCCTCCGCCTTTGCGCTGCTGACCGTTACGGTCTCTGTATGCGCGGGCTATGCCTTGTCGGATGACCGCCTGAAGGGGAAGGGCTTGTTTATGACGCTGTTCCTGTTCACGATGTTCTTCGGCGGCGGCCTTGTCCCGACTTATCTGCTGGTTAAAAATCTGGGGCTGCTGGATACGGTCTGGGCTGTCATCATCCCCGGAGCGGTCAATGTATGGAATATTATTTTGTCCAGAACCTTCTTCAAAGGGGTGCCGAAGGAGCTGAAGGAGGCGTCCAATGTGGACGGGGCCTCGGAGATGAGGATTTTCTTCAGCATCGTATTGCCGCTCTCCAAGCCGATCATTTTCGTGCTGGCGCTGTATGCCTTTGTCGGCCAGTGGAATTCGTACTTCGACGCCATGATCTATCTCGATAATCCTGCTCTTCACCCGCTGCAGCTCGTGCTGCGCTCAATCCTGATCCAGAACCAGGTGGACCCGGGCATGATCAGTGACCAGCTGGCGGCGGCTGAAATGAAGCGTCTGTCAGAAATCATCAAATACGCTGCGATCGTAATTTCAAGCCTCCCGCTAATCATTATGTATCCGTTTTTCCAGAAGTATTTTGAAAAAGGTGTCATGGTCGGCTCCATTAAATAG
- a CDS encoding ABC transporter permease subunit has translation MLAPALILTLIFKYGPMYGAVIAFKDFSPIKGILGSEWVGLYNFEKFLSSPNFEVIFMNTLKLSFFGLILSFPVPILLALMLNQIRRAGVKKNIQLFLYAPNFISVVVVVGMLFIFLSPTGPINQLFSWINGEPVMFMSRPEYFRWIYILSDIWTGAGWASIIYVAALANVDPELHNAANLDGANLLQRIRHIDLPTIRPIMAIVFILAAGGIMSIGFEKAYLMQTATNLPTSEIIPTYVYKIGLQSGDYAYSAAVGLFNSVINVILLITVNFTVKKLNEGEGLY, from the coding sequence ATGCTGGCCCCGGCGCTGATCCTGACCCTGATTTTTAAATACGGTCCTATGTATGGTGCGGTTATCGCCTTTAAGGATTTTAGCCCGATCAAAGGGATTCTGGGCAGTGAATGGGTGGGACTATACAACTTTGAGAAATTCCTGTCTTCCCCGAACTTCGAGGTTATTTTTATGAATACGCTTAAATTGAGCTTTTTCGGCCTGATTCTAAGCTTTCCTGTGCCGATTCTGCTTGCCCTGATGCTCAATCAGATCCGCCGCGCCGGGGTCAAAAAGAACATTCAGCTTTTCCTCTATGCACCTAACTTTATATCCGTTGTGGTTGTTGTAGGGATGCTGTTCATCTTCCTCTCTCCAACAGGGCCGATCAACCAGCTGTTCAGCTGGATTAACGGGGAGCCGGTGATGTTCATGTCGCGTCCGGAGTATTTCCGCTGGATCTACATCCTTTCCGACATCTGGACGGGTGCGGGCTGGGCTTCCATCATCTATGTAGCCGCGCTTGCCAATGTGGACCCTGAGTTACATAACGCAGCCAACCTGGACGGTGCGAATCTGCTGCAAAGAATCCGGCATATTGACCTGCCGACCATCAGGCCGATTATGGCGATTGTGTTCATTCTTGCCGCGGGCGGGATCATGTCGATCGGCTTTGAAAAGGCTTATCTGATGCAGACGGCGACGAACCTGCCAACCTCTGAGATTATTCCAACCTATGTGTACAAAATCGGCCTGCAGTCGGGCGACTACGCTTACTCAGCCGCAGTGGGACTGTTCAACTCGGTTATCAATGTTATTTTGCTGATTACAGTGAACTTCACCGTGAAGAAGCTGAATGAGGGCGAAGGCCTTTATTAG
- a CDS encoding ATP-binding protein produces the protein MLRGIRARLITYITLVLLLIVLLLEGVFIAAVHYYYLGSAMETLSSRATTSATFFNKYLEGYSINERARYILENLSTEESSKVEVLNTEGNVIINSFGFSSSERIDTPDVRTALSSGKGSYQSLTPVGGERIMAVSLPIKEAGTNIGVLRYSVSAEPLYDVIVTIVLNAVWVGLLVILFGFVLSLIIAKRIVGPIRQLTTVAKEMATGNFTAKAAKQHNDEIGTLAVTLNYMSEEILKSEKIKYDFISSVTHELRTPLTSIKGWGETLLMGDLSDKKETLQGLEVMTGETDRLIGLVEDLLDFSKFQAGEITVDLQPYDLRGLLEDLLLQFRYRGQTKQIRLYADIPDQPLPVNGDFNRLKQVFVNLLDNAFKFTPAEGAVSITAAQQEELIVVTVTDTGEGIEAADLEKLGTKFFKGRSRQSGSGLGLAICKEIIGLHGGQLKIESEFTIGTSVIVELPRYIIQ, from the coding sequence TTGCTGAGAGGGATCAGGGCACGGCTTATCACCTATATCACGCTTGTCCTGCTCCTGATCGTCCTGCTGCTGGAAGGGGTGTTTATTGCAGCTGTCCACTATTATTACCTGGGCAGTGCGATGGAGACCCTGTCTTCACGGGCTACGACCTCCGCTACCTTTTTCAACAAGTATCTGGAGGGCTATTCGATCAATGAGCGGGCAAGATACATTCTGGAGAACCTCTCCACGGAAGAGAGCAGCAAGGTCGAGGTTCTTAACACTGAAGGCAATGTGATCATCAACTCATTCGGCTTCTCCAGCTCTGAGAGGATTGATACGCCAGATGTGAGAACCGCGCTAAGCAGCGGAAAGGGAAGCTATCAGAGTCTTACTCCCGTGGGCGGGGAACGGATTATGGCCGTCTCCCTGCCGATCAAGGAAGCGGGTACCAATATCGGCGTGCTGCGGTATTCCGTTTCGGCAGAGCCCTTATACGATGTCATTGTCACGATTGTGCTGAACGCGGTATGGGTGGGGCTGCTTGTCATCCTGTTCGGCTTTGTGCTCAGCCTGATTATTGCCAAACGGATTGTCGGCCCGATCCGGCAGCTGACCACGGTAGCCAAGGAGATGGCGACCGGAAATTTTACAGCCAAGGCGGCGAAGCAGCATAATGACGAGATCGGGACGCTGGCGGTCACGCTCAATTATATGTCCGAGGAAATCCTCAAGAGCGAAAAAATTAAATACGACTTCATCTCATCCGTCACGCATGAGCTGCGTACTCCCCTGACCTCCATCAAAGGCTGGGGTGAGACGCTGCTTATGGGTGATTTGTCCGATAAAAAAGAGACCCTGCAGGGTCTCGAGGTAATGACCGGAGAAACAGACCGGCTGATCGGACTGGTCGAGGATCTGCTTGATTTCTCCAAATTTCAGGCCGGGGAGATTACGGTTGATCTGCAGCCGTATGATCTCCGGGGGCTGCTGGAGGATCTGCTGCTGCAGTTCCGGTACCGCGGGCAGACGAAGCAGATCCGGCTCTACGCCGATATTCCCGACCAGCCGCTGCCGGTTAACGGTGATTTCAACCGGCTGAAGCAGGTATTTGTCAATCTGCTGGACAACGCCTTTAAGTTCACTCCGGCTGAGGGTGCGGTAAGTATTACCGCCGCCCAGCAGGAGGAGCTGATTGTTGTAACCGTAACGGACACCGGAGAAGGCATTGAAGCCGCTGATCTGGAGAAGCTCGGCACCAAATTCTTCAAGGGCCGCTCGCGCCAGTCCGGCAGCGGTCTGGGACTGGCCATCTGCAAGGAGATCATCGGGCTCCACGGCGGGCAGCTGAAGATTGAAAGTGAGTTCACGATCGGAACATCAGTGATTGTCGAGCTTCCGCGTTATATTATACAGTAG